ATATTATCCTCTTATATACAGAGAGATGGCTGAGTGGTTGAAAGCGGCGGTCTTGAAAACCGTTGTAGCCTTACGGTTACCGGGGGTTCGAATCCCTCTCTCTCTGCATAGTAGTGTTATATTTATTTATTCAATGCTTACTACTTTAGTATCAATTTAATTCAATGTCTTCACCGAAACCAATCATCGGGGAATTCATTTTTTTATTCTGATTCTATATTTTACTCTTGAAATTGATACATGTTTTTTGTATATTTAACTAATAGGCGAAACTCCTTGAAGGTTATTTATTTGATGAGATAATTAAATATTAGCTCTGTAAATAAATGACAAAAACCTCAAATACAACCTGTTTCTACACTTTCCTAACACTCTTCCAACACTCTGAGTACACATTGTTTACACAACTCTTATATAGTCCTTGTATATAGCTTATATACAGCTTATATGTGCCTTTAATTCAGATTTCGAAACGATTTCTAGATAGTTTGACATTTATTTTTCTCCACAAAAAACTCAAATAACACACTTATAATTTTCCCATTTTATCTTCCCAATGAATTGAAAATGCCTCCATAATTCTTTAATTTACTCTGAAATTATTCGCAAATCATTGATTATTGGTTTAGTTGTAGGATTAATAACTGGATACTTATTGTCCATGCCCCCAATGGGTCCGACAAATATACTCGTGATTTCTCTCGGTCTTAGAAAAGAAGTCAAGTATGGTGTTGCTGTCGGTGCCGGTGCTGGTTTTATGGATATGGTTTATATCATTATTTCTTATGGCGGCTACGCCCTCATCAAAGGATTCATTCCGGATAGTATAAATGATTTCTTCTCAGATAATGAAAAGTTCTTTATGGTCCTGCTTACGCTTGTTGGATGTATTGTTGTCGGGCTTTCCGGCTATAAACTTATGAAGTCAAAAGTTGAAGCTGATATAACAACACCTGCAAATGATATCCACATTGAAAATAAACTATCAGTTGTTACTTCAAAGCTTGAACAGACCAATGAAGACATATCGCGTATCTTGCACACAAACCTTCTTAAGAAAAAGGAAAACAGCCTCGTTGGCGGATTTTTAAAAGGTGCCTTCCTCTGTGTTTCTTCCGTAACTATACCTGCATCTTGGTTTGCACTAACAGGTTATATGAAAAATTACGGTATCATTGATTCAAGGTTCATAACAGGCTTTATTTATTCTATAGGTGTCTTAGCGGGTACAACTTTCTGGTTCTGGACACTTGCGAATGTTATTTCTAAAAATACACACAGAGTAAGTCCAGAAGCACTCAATAAAATTAACCTTACTATCGGTATAATTCTACTTCTGCTAAGCTTGTTTTTATTGTATAAAGTAATTGATTTTTCTCTTGCGTAGTATTACTATACTATTATGATAAATCCTGACTCAAAAGAAAACTTTCCGATCTGCCAGTACTGTATGGAGCGCGTAAATGACGACGAGAGCAGATATTGCTGTTCCGCTTGCGGCATGATTTATCATATCACTTGCTGGGAAAAAGGTAATGGCTGTGCGGTTCTCAGCTGCTCACAGAAAAACATTCTCCTTAATCCTTTGTTCCAATCCTCCGTTCCCGTAAAAGAACTCCTTGTTCATATTGAGTACCTGCTTAATCTGAAAAAATACACGGAAGCAATTAACGAATGTAACAGAATACTCTACGCCGAAAAGTCAAACATGGAAGCTAAAGTCTATTACAACAGAGCTGTCTCCGCATTGAATGTAAAAATGAAAATATTCGATAGTGCCGAAGATAGCTTCAAAAGAAAAGAATACAAAGCAGCTTCAATGTTCTACAACGATTATCTTAGGTATTGCGATGAAGAAGAAGGGGACTTTATTAAATCTAAAATAAAATATTTAGATGAACTCCTTCCAAAACTAAAACGAAAAAATGTTATTCTGAATGTCCTGTATGTTTTCATTGTTATGATAATTCTATTTTCAGCCGGATTTCTTGCTTATCAATTCATCTATTTGAAAGAAGATACCGAGTTTGCAGAAATTGAAAGGCATGATGATTTTTCGGACATAAAGCAAATGGAGGCACAGATTAGCAGGTATGAGAAGTTCATCATAAAATATAACGATGGTAAACTAAAAGAAAACGCTGCTGATAAAATCAGATTGCTGGCAGCAGAAATTGCTTCAAAAATCTGCGACCACGACTGGCGCTCTGCACTTGTTTATCTTAAAAAACTCGACTCAAAAGAAATACCGATTACTTACAAAAATATTTATGAAAGTATTGTAAAAAATGCCAATAATGAATTAAGCGCTCTTAAATCTGAAGCAAAAGACTTAAACTCCCGAAAAAAATATGCCGAAGCGAAAGATAAAATTGAAAAATCATTAGCCATAACAGAACATTTTTCCGATAGAGAATTCGGAAAAATCCGGCAGACATTGTATGACAATAAAAACCTGATTAATAAAAAGATAAGTCTTCTAATTAAATCTAAGGAAATAGAAAAAGAGATTTCTGCAAAAACAA
Above is a genomic segment from Ignavibacteria bacterium containing:
- a CDS encoding LysE family transporter is translated as MIIGLVVGLITGYLLSMPPMGPTNILVISLGLRKEVKYGVAVGAGAGFMDMVYIIISYGGYALIKGFIPDSINDFFSDNEKFFMVLLTLVGCIVVGLSGYKLMKSKVEADITTPANDIHIENKLSVVTSKLEQTNEDISRILHTNLLKKKENSLVGGFLKGAFLCVSSVTIPASWFALTGYMKNYGIIDSRFITGFIYSIGVLAGTTFWFWTLANVISKNTHRVSPEALNKINLTIGIILLLLSLFLLYKVIDFSLA